A portion of the Parambassis ranga chromosome 22, fParRan2.1, whole genome shotgun sequence genome contains these proteins:
- the adprs gene encoding ADP-ribosylhydrolase ARH3, which translates to MAMTAVRAVAVGGPASLSRFRGALVAAVVGDCVGGEFEGAEEVPMENVLQHLNSLDDETKGNSILDYSDDTAMARCVVQSLLTRTGFDEQDMARRFAKEYSASPGRGYGSGVIQVLKKLSSPQLSDVYQPARDQFNGRGSFGNGGAMRVAPFALAFPDIANVKRFARLGAMLTHSCSLGYNGAVLQALAVHLSLQGALDLPQEFISKLINEMEEVEGDKAALNDARILKEAEKPFCERLRKVRYLMNQSKVSIEEVISELGNGIAALHSVPTAIFCVLHCLQPREYLPESYGGLERTIAYSLALGGDTDTIACMAGAIAGAHYGIEAIPQSWIKCCEGAQDADMTAERLYMLYHQSSKGGRGETGEQSCKDKSEEASKASNCTEKKNGAE; encoded by the exons ATGGCAATGACGGCAGTAAGAGCCGTGGCCGTGGGCGGGCCGGCGTCTTTGTCCCGGTTCAGGGGAGCGCTGGTCGCGGCTGTGGTAGGAGACTGTGTCGGCGGGGAGtttgaaggagcagaggaggttCCCATGGAAAATGTGCTGCAGCACCTGAATAGTCTGGACGACGAAACTAAAGGAAATA gtatcCTGGACTATAGTGATGACACAGCAATGGCACGTTGTGTGGTTCAGTCTCTGCTCACCCGCACAGGTTTTGATGAGCAGGACATGGCTCGCAG GTTTGCCAAGGAGTACAGTGCATCCCCAGGTCGTGGTTATGGTTCAGGAGTAATCCAGGTGTTGAAGAAGCTCTCCTCCCCACAGCTAAGTGACGTGTATCAGCCGGCTAGGGATCAGTTTAACGGCCGGGGCTCCTTTGGGAATGGAGGGGCCATGAGAGTGGCCCCCTTTGCGCTGGCTTTTCCTGACATAGCTAATGTCAAGAGG TTTGCCCGTCTTGGGGCCATGCTGACACACTCCTGCTCTCTGGGCTATAATGGGGCAGTGCTGCAGGCTTTGGCTGTGCACCTCTCCCTACAAGGAGCTCTAGACCTGCCTCAGGAGTTCATCAGCAAGCTAATCAACGAGATGGAGGAAGTGGAGGGTGACAAGGCCGCACTTAATGATGCCAGAAT cttaaAAGAAGCAGAGAAGCCATTCTGTGAGCGTCTCCGCAAAGTTAGATACCTGATGAATCAGAGCAAGGTCAGCATAGAGGAAGTCATTTCTGAACTAG GTAACGGCATAGCAGCGCTCCACTCTGTCCCCACTGCCATCTTCTGTGTCCTTCACTGCTTGCAGCCCCGGGAGTACCTTCCAGAGAGCTACGGTGGCCTGGAGAGGACAATAGCATACAGTTTAGCCCTGGGAGGGGACACAGACACCATAGCCTGCATGGCTGGGGCCATTGCTGGGGCTCACTATGGCATAGAAGCCATTCCTCAGTCCTGGATTAAGTGCTGTGAGGGAGCGCAGGATGCAGACATGACCGCAGAGCGGCTTTACATGCTGTACCACCAGTCGTCAAAGGGGGGAAGGGGTGAGACTGGGGAGCAGAGCTGTAAAGACAAATCTGAAGAGGCTTCCAAGGCTTCCAATTgtacagaaaagaaaaatggagcAGAGTGA
- the LOC114427392 gene encoding zinc finger MYM-type protein 4-like isoform X2 encodes MAESEEFRLKRIKHEERLSRVFDEVMGLGEFADSSTGSATSSKSCGQDEAKGEDETLGQGEHQPVEEDSNSSRQDEKMDEGAEGSAFPRSDSLSSDQHPSFKLGINEAGGGRSGGAALDNALDGLTSYEQEEEEDEAWHFALPMDTLEDADVSKANQKRSQSTQENSPAQGDSVPREHREAIEDQEREASSGSATTSHSSKDNTPENSQDGGGLNQAEETEDSQEGQTSERAPIEDSNPPISPSLNIKDEPIDEGYDAALLPQSSIRQIKEELEHEEEELRISSVYSVGGGNAFAPPTMPAAISAPPPTAYFIPGRGTLLQAMASFPVRPPAAVPTSLQAMTPVPPRPPPPHVPGSVRCSGCSKVLLKGQTAFQRKGSTQLFCSTVCLTGHLPPTNKNRSCFQCNREILQPRDMITIPGDDGNLMNFCGQFCLSVFRHKKKQTPDKRPDKRLERKFEKPPEKPVERQPDKPICSVCKVTNKQIEHEVTHQGRLHRLCSNACFVTWRKMRHLAMNCCEGCGLYCNSNSGSCQTLTIERSQLNFCSPTCIGTYKQTCRKTVECAHCHKISIVSATTMERDHKGKVQLYCSTTCVDQSRPPQNTLTGTPFPCCLCKVSAVPQYHLAMVDGTIRNFCSYACVSTYRTSGNNSQPDLTNGTSSLRDHSVKDAPKPGPSAGASSVPPIPQDYPSSAPYAGNHPSHTSVPPLVPPYTAMSSPSVPGQAQTRMPASHSVKPAEAGSGDSSKLTCHQCSKSFSSKPLLFSHQGRISMFCCRTCCDQYKTQKSSLAMCECCKQEKVIFDTINYNQQDLVFCSESCKSVFKNDVTYHNKDHPWRPCTYCAGISHKMLHSHYGGKMEEFCRPHCMSQYTVLYYGMGRCDSCRKQGYMAEKLQCLGSVRNFCNLSCLLHYCHLHFETSQHTSSNGTGTALQTPRAPAQPHDPSKMNPIIADVVSLANGSATQPNVSADTALTGALPTSNIDGKNLGHASTQTDAMRVPTSRRRQMKNKSVLCRPFTMDQESMCQLPSASTESEGEENVKVLMVPVPVPVYIPVPMNMFPQQTPVLLPVPMPVPVPLVVPLQNKEMKDAAVQSDLHGVKEETKKDNVSSTDQSGSTSGDMKFKGVVPTICEDEKTVKAVQADMPPAVSAGTSVESTDDQLNAQPETSQTVSNPSPTSARDQPPSSPFMDLESGFPSESLDQTSAPQRGLKRPRGGSSSRKRGRRRTGSLERSEVAPPPAAKLNHLYGVKAWMSWVHQRNKQLHESDPVEIKEDILQCHSAELNFALSRFIREVRRPNGESYSPDSILYLCLGIQQYLFMKGRIENIFTDELYRTFATEITVMLRLWKPKLLPSGCPVPSRVEESYLWECKQLGAYSPIVLLNTLLFFCTKNLRFTTLAQHQGLSFANLARCSRPSSRTGKIHYLQYQRCSAGSADTEQFKKKQAENQRDLEILENVINPLRCPVQLYQFYLSRCPESAKKRNDVFYLQPHQNVHTNSCHWFIPQPLDSTTLQSMLTRILAVREVQQETDVTRHQASATVEGYSLQ; translated from the exons ATGGCGGAATCTGAAGAATTCAGACTTAAACGAATAAAG CATGAAGAGCGTTTGTCCAGAGTGTTTGATGAAGTTATGGGGCTTGGGGAGTTTGCTGACTCCTCAACGGGCTCGGCCACCTCTTCCAAGAGCTGCGGTCAAGATGAAGCGAAGGGTGAAGATGAAACCTTAGGACAAGGGGAACACCAGCCAGTAGAAGAAGATAGCAATAGCAGCAGGCAAGACGAAAAGATGGATGAGGGGGCAGAAGGGTCGGCCTTTCCTCGCAGTGACTCGCTGTCCTCTGACCAACACCCCTCCTTTAAGTTGGGAATAAACGAAGCAGGAGGGGGAAGAAGCGGGGGTGCAGCTCTTGATAACGCACTCGATGGTCTTACGTCGTATGagcaagaagaggaagaagatgaagcCTGGCATTTTGCCCTGCCAATGGACACACTTGAGGATGCTGACGTGAGTAAGGCCAACCAAAAAAGAAGCCAGTCAACACAGGAAAACAGCCCAGCTCAAGGTGATTCTGTTCCTCGTGAGCACAGAGAAGCCATTGAAGACCAAGAGAGGGAAGCCAGCAGTGGGTCTGCCACCACCTCCCACTCATCTAAGGACAACACTCCAGAAAACAGCCAAG ACGGAGGTGGCCTGAACCAGGCAGAGGAAACTGAAGACAGCCAAGAAGGACAG ACGTCAGAGAGAGCTCCCATAGAGGACAGTAATCCTCCAATATCGCCTAGCCTCAACATTAAAGATGAGCCTATTGATGAGGGTTACGATGCTGCTTTACTGcctcagagctccatcagacagatcaaagaggagctggagcaTGAGGAG GAAGAGCTGAGGATCAGCTCGGTTTACTCTGTAGGTGGAGGGAATGCCTTTGCACCCCCTACCA TGCCAGCAGCGATCTCAGCCCCTCCTCCAACAGCCTATTTCATCCCTGGTAGAGGAACTCTCCTACAAGCCATGGCTTCCTTTCCAGTCAGACCACCAGCCGCGGTCCCAACCTCACTGCAGGCTATGACACCAGTACCTCCACGCCCCCCTCCACCCCACGTTCCTGGTAGTGTTCGCTGCAGTGGCTGCTCTAAG GTTCTGCTGAAAGGTCAAACAGCTTTCCAAAGAAAAGGGTCAACACAGCTCTTTTGCTCCACAGTGTGTCTGACAGGCCATCTTCCTCCAACCAACAAGAATCGATCCTGTTTCCAATGCAACAG GGAGATCCTTCAGCCCAGGGACATGATCACAATTCCTGGAGACGACGGGAACTTAATGAACTTCTGTGGCcagttctgtttgtctgtctttagacacaaaaagaaacaaactccTGACAAACGGCCTGACAAACGACTGGAGAGAAAGTTTGAGAAGCCGCCTGAGAAACCAGTGGAGCGTCAGCCAGATAAACCCATTTGTAGTGTCTGCAAGGTCACTAACAAA CAAATTGAGCATGAGGTCACCCATCAAGGTCGcctgcacagactctgtagtAATGCTTGTTTTGTAACCTGGCGAAAGATGCGTCACTTAGCCATGAACTGCTGTGAAGGCTGTGGACTATACTGTAATAGCAACTCAGGTTCCTGTCAGACACTCACAATTGAAAGATCTCAACTCAACTTCTGTAGTCCGACCTGTATTGGCACATACAAACAG acctgcagaaagacGGTCGAGTGTGCCCACTGTCACAAGATTTCAATAGTGTCTGCCACCACCATGGAACGAGACCACAAGGGCAAAGTTCAGCTTTACTGTTCAACTACTTGTGTGGATCAGAGTCGACCACCCCAAAATACTCTCACTG GTACTCCATTCCCATGCTGCTTGTGCAAGGTCTCAGCTGTTCCTCAGTATCATCTGGCCATGGTGGATGGAACCATACGTAACTTTTGTTCATACGCCTGCGTGTCTACATACAGG ACATCTGGCAACAACTCTCAACCAGACCTAACCAATGGAACCTCCTCTCTCAGGGACCACTCTGTCAAAGATGCTCCCAAACCGGGACCCTCCGCCGGAGCCAGCTCAGTCCCTCCCATCCCTCAGGACTACCCATCTTCAGCCCCTTATGCAGGCAATCATCCCAGTCATACCTCAGTGCCCCCACTAGTGCCTCCCTACACAGCAATGTCCTCCCCCTCTGTCCCAGGACAGGCTCAGACTAGGATGCCTGCTAGTCATTCAGTGAAACCAGCAGAGGCTGGATCTGGTGACAGCTCCAAACTGACCTGCCATCAGTGCAGCAAATCATTCAGTTCCAAGCCACTGCTATTCAGCCACCAA ggTCGTATTTCCATGTTCTGCTGTAGAACCTGCTGTGATCAGTATAAAACCCAGAAGAGTAGTCTTGCAATGTGTGAATGTTGTAAACAAGAGAAAGTGATCTTTGACACAATCAACTACAACCAGCAAGACCTTGTCTTCTGCAGTGAAA GCTGTAAGTCAGTTTtcaaaaatgatgtgacatatCATAATAAGGATCATCCCTGGCGTCCTTGCACATATTGCGCTGGCATTAGTCATAAGATGCTACACAGTCATTATGGAGGCAAGATGGAGGAGTTCTGTAGACCCCACTGCATGTCCCAGTACACTGTGCTCTACTACGGG ATGGGTCGCTGTGACAGTTGCAGGAAACAGGGTTACATGGCTGAAAAACTACAGTGCTTGGGTTCAGTTCGTAACTTTTGTAACTTGTCTTGTCTCCTGCACTACTGCCACCTACATTTTGAGACAAGCCAGCACACCAGCAGCAATGGTACCGGGACAGCCCTACAAACACCACGTG CTCCAGCTCAGCCCCATGACCCCTCAAAGATGAACCCCATCATAGCCGATGTTGTCTCACTGGCCAATGGCTCTGCCACTCAGCCCAATGTGTCAGCAGATACTGCTCTGACTG GGGCACTTCCAACCTCCAACATAGACGGCAAGAACCTCGGCCAT GCCAGTACTCAGACCGATGCCATGCGTGTGCCTACATCCCGACGTCGCCAAATGAAGAACAAGTCAGTCCTGTGTCGACCATTCACCATGGACCAAGAAAGCATGTGCCAGCTGCCCTCAGCTTCCACGGAATCAGAAg GAGAGGAGAATGTAAAGGTGTTAATGGTTCCAGTCCCAGTACCAGTCTATATACCAGTGCCTATGAACATGTTCCCCCAGCAGACACCTGTTCTGTTGCCTGTGCCCATGCCT GTTCCAGTACCCCTGGTAGTGCCACTACAGAACAAGGAAATGAAAGATGCAGCTGTCCAGTCAGATCTTCATGGTGtgaaagaagaaacaaagaaagacaaTGTTTCCAGCACTG ACCAAAGCGGTTCTACTAGTGGAGACATGAAGTTTAAAGGGGTCGTTCCTACAATCTGTGAGGATGAGAAGACTGTAAAGGCAGTGCAAGCTGACATGCCACCGGCTGTGAGCGCAGGGACGAGCGTCGAGTCTACTGATGACCAGCTCAATGCCCAGCCGGAGACCAGTCAAACAGTAAGCAACCCTTCACCCACCAGTGCCAGGGACCAACCTCCCTCCTCTCCATTCATGGACTTGGAAAGTGGATTCCCATCTG AATCCTTGGATCAGACGTCTGCTCCACAGCGAGGACTGAAGAGACCCAGAGGGGGTTCCTCCAGCCGGAAACGG GGTCGAAGGCGAACAGGTTCATTGGAACGCAGTGAAGTGgcacctccacctgctgccaAACTGAACCACCTGTACGGGGTTAAAGCCTGGATGAGCTGGGTCCACCAACGCAACAAACAGTTGCATGAAT CTGATCCAGTTGAAATTAAAGAAGACATCCTTCAGTGCCACTCTGCTGAGCTGAACTTTGCTCTGTCTCGCTTTATCAGAGAAGTTCGACGGCCAAACGGGGAGTCCTACAGTCCAGACAGCATCTTGTACCTCTGTCTGGGAATACAGCAg TATCTGTTCATGAAGGGCCGCATAGAGAACATCTTCACTGACGAGCTGTACAGGACGTTTGCCACAGAGATCACTGTGATGCTTCGACTCTGGAAACCTAAGCTGCTACCTAGTG GTTGCCCTGTTCCCTCTCGTGTTGAGGAGTCCTATCTGTGGGAGTGCAAGCAGTTGGGTGCATACTCACCCATAGTGTTGCTAAATACGCTGCTATTCTTCTGCACCAAAAACCTCCGCTTCACCACCCTGGCGCAGCACCAAGGCCTGTCTTTTGCTAACTTAGCTCGGTGCTCCAGACCCTCCAGTCGAACCGGCAAAATCCACTACCTTCAGTACCAGAGATGCAGCGCTGGCTCGGCAGACACAG agcaatttaaaaaaaagcaggcagAGAACCAGCGAGACCTAGAGATTCTAGAAAATGTCATCAACCCCCTTCGATGTCCTGTCCAACTCTATCAGTTCTACCTATCTAGATG TCCAGAGTCTGCGAAGAAAAGAAACGACGTGTTTTACCTCCAGCCTCACCAGAATGTCCACACAAACAGTTGCCACTGGTTCATCCCTCAACCACTGGACAGCACCACTCTACAGAGCATGCTCACACGCATTCTGGCTGTCAGAGAGGTTCAGCAGGAAACTGACGTGACCCGGCATCAGGCCTCAGCCACCGTGGAGGGTTACAGTTTACAGTAG
- the LOC114427392 gene encoding zinc finger MYM-type protein 4-like isoform X1 encodes MAESEEFRLKRIKHEERLSRVFDEVMGLGEFADSSTGSATSSKSCGQDEAKGEDETLGQGEHQPVEEDSNSSRQDEKMDEGAEGSAFPRSDSLSSDQHPSFKLGINEAGGGRSGGAALDNALDGLTSYEQEEEEDEAWHFALPMDTLEDADVSKANQKRSQSTQENSPAQGDSVPREHREAIEDQEREASSGSATTSHSSKDNTPENSQDGGGLNQAEETEDSQEGQTSERAPIEDSNPPISPSLNIKDEPIDEGYDAALLPQSSIRQIKEELEHEEEELRISSVYSVGGGNAFAPPTMPAAISAPPPTAYFIPGRGTLLQAMASFPVRPPAAVPTSLQAMTPVPPRPPPPHVPGSVRCSGCSKVLLKGQTAFQRKGSTQLFCSTVCLTGHLPPTNKNRSCFQCNREILQPRDMITIPGDDGNLMNFCGQFCLSVFRHKKKQTPDKRPDKRLERKFEKPPEKPVERQPDKPICSVCKVTNKQIEHEVTHQGRLHRLCSNACFVTWRKMRHLAMNCCEGCGLYCNSNSGSCQTLTIERSQLNFCSPTCIGTYKQTCRKTVECAHCHKISIVSATTMERDHKGKVQLYCSTTCVDQSRPPQNTLTGTPFPCCLCKVSAVPQYHLAMVDGTIRNFCSYACVSTYRTSGNNSQPDLTNGTSSLRDHSVKDAPKPGPSAGASSVPPIPQDYPSSAPYAGNHPSHTSVPPLVPPYTAMSSPSVPGQAQTRMPASHSVKPAEAGSGDSSKLTCHQCSKSFSSKPLLFSHQGRISMFCCRTCCDQYKTQKSSLAMCECCKQEKVIFDTINYNQQDLVFCSESCKSVFKNDVTYHNKDHPWRPCTYCAGISHKMLHSHYGGKMEEFCRPHCMSQYTVLYYGMGRCDSCRKQGYMAEKLQCLGSVRNFCNLSCLLHYCHLHFETSQHTSSNGTGTALQTPRAPAQPHDPSKMNPIIADVVSLANGSATQPNVSADTALTGALPTSNIDGKNLGHASTQTDAMRVPTSRRRQMKNKSVLCRPFTMDQESMCQLPSASTESEAGEENVKVLMVPVPVPVYIPVPMNMFPQQTPVLLPVPMPVPVPLVVPLQNKEMKDAAVQSDLHGVKEETKKDNVSSTDQSGSTSGDMKFKGVVPTICEDEKTVKAVQADMPPAVSAGTSVESTDDQLNAQPETSQTVSNPSPTSARDQPPSSPFMDLESGFPSESLDQTSAPQRGLKRPRGGSSSRKRGRRRTGSLERSEVAPPPAAKLNHLYGVKAWMSWVHQRNKQLHESDPVEIKEDILQCHSAELNFALSRFIREVRRPNGESYSPDSILYLCLGIQQYLFMKGRIENIFTDELYRTFATEITVMLRLWKPKLLPSGCPVPSRVEESYLWECKQLGAYSPIVLLNTLLFFCTKNLRFTTLAQHQGLSFANLARCSRPSSRTGKIHYLQYQRCSAGSADTEQFKKKQAENQRDLEILENVINPLRCPVQLYQFYLSRCPESAKKRNDVFYLQPHQNVHTNSCHWFIPQPLDSTTLQSMLTRILAVREVQQETDVTRHQASATVEGYSLQ; translated from the exons ATGGCGGAATCTGAAGAATTCAGACTTAAACGAATAAAG CATGAAGAGCGTTTGTCCAGAGTGTTTGATGAAGTTATGGGGCTTGGGGAGTTTGCTGACTCCTCAACGGGCTCGGCCACCTCTTCCAAGAGCTGCGGTCAAGATGAAGCGAAGGGTGAAGATGAAACCTTAGGACAAGGGGAACACCAGCCAGTAGAAGAAGATAGCAATAGCAGCAGGCAAGACGAAAAGATGGATGAGGGGGCAGAAGGGTCGGCCTTTCCTCGCAGTGACTCGCTGTCCTCTGACCAACACCCCTCCTTTAAGTTGGGAATAAACGAAGCAGGAGGGGGAAGAAGCGGGGGTGCAGCTCTTGATAACGCACTCGATGGTCTTACGTCGTATGagcaagaagaggaagaagatgaagcCTGGCATTTTGCCCTGCCAATGGACACACTTGAGGATGCTGACGTGAGTAAGGCCAACCAAAAAAGAAGCCAGTCAACACAGGAAAACAGCCCAGCTCAAGGTGATTCTGTTCCTCGTGAGCACAGAGAAGCCATTGAAGACCAAGAGAGGGAAGCCAGCAGTGGGTCTGCCACCACCTCCCACTCATCTAAGGACAACACTCCAGAAAACAGCCAAG ACGGAGGTGGCCTGAACCAGGCAGAGGAAACTGAAGACAGCCAAGAAGGACAG ACGTCAGAGAGAGCTCCCATAGAGGACAGTAATCCTCCAATATCGCCTAGCCTCAACATTAAAGATGAGCCTATTGATGAGGGTTACGATGCTGCTTTACTGcctcagagctccatcagacagatcaaagaggagctggagcaTGAGGAG GAAGAGCTGAGGATCAGCTCGGTTTACTCTGTAGGTGGAGGGAATGCCTTTGCACCCCCTACCA TGCCAGCAGCGATCTCAGCCCCTCCTCCAACAGCCTATTTCATCCCTGGTAGAGGAACTCTCCTACAAGCCATGGCTTCCTTTCCAGTCAGACCACCAGCCGCGGTCCCAACCTCACTGCAGGCTATGACACCAGTACCTCCACGCCCCCCTCCACCCCACGTTCCTGGTAGTGTTCGCTGCAGTGGCTGCTCTAAG GTTCTGCTGAAAGGTCAAACAGCTTTCCAAAGAAAAGGGTCAACACAGCTCTTTTGCTCCACAGTGTGTCTGACAGGCCATCTTCCTCCAACCAACAAGAATCGATCCTGTTTCCAATGCAACAG GGAGATCCTTCAGCCCAGGGACATGATCACAATTCCTGGAGACGACGGGAACTTAATGAACTTCTGTGGCcagttctgtttgtctgtctttagacacaaaaagaaacaaactccTGACAAACGGCCTGACAAACGACTGGAGAGAAAGTTTGAGAAGCCGCCTGAGAAACCAGTGGAGCGTCAGCCAGATAAACCCATTTGTAGTGTCTGCAAGGTCACTAACAAA CAAATTGAGCATGAGGTCACCCATCAAGGTCGcctgcacagactctgtagtAATGCTTGTTTTGTAACCTGGCGAAAGATGCGTCACTTAGCCATGAACTGCTGTGAAGGCTGTGGACTATACTGTAATAGCAACTCAGGTTCCTGTCAGACACTCACAATTGAAAGATCTCAACTCAACTTCTGTAGTCCGACCTGTATTGGCACATACAAACAG acctgcagaaagacGGTCGAGTGTGCCCACTGTCACAAGATTTCAATAGTGTCTGCCACCACCATGGAACGAGACCACAAGGGCAAAGTTCAGCTTTACTGTTCAACTACTTGTGTGGATCAGAGTCGACCACCCCAAAATACTCTCACTG GTACTCCATTCCCATGCTGCTTGTGCAAGGTCTCAGCTGTTCCTCAGTATCATCTGGCCATGGTGGATGGAACCATACGTAACTTTTGTTCATACGCCTGCGTGTCTACATACAGG ACATCTGGCAACAACTCTCAACCAGACCTAACCAATGGAACCTCCTCTCTCAGGGACCACTCTGTCAAAGATGCTCCCAAACCGGGACCCTCCGCCGGAGCCAGCTCAGTCCCTCCCATCCCTCAGGACTACCCATCTTCAGCCCCTTATGCAGGCAATCATCCCAGTCATACCTCAGTGCCCCCACTAGTGCCTCCCTACACAGCAATGTCCTCCCCCTCTGTCCCAGGACAGGCTCAGACTAGGATGCCTGCTAGTCATTCAGTGAAACCAGCAGAGGCTGGATCTGGTGACAGCTCCAAACTGACCTGCCATCAGTGCAGCAAATCATTCAGTTCCAAGCCACTGCTATTCAGCCACCAA ggTCGTATTTCCATGTTCTGCTGTAGAACCTGCTGTGATCAGTATAAAACCCAGAAGAGTAGTCTTGCAATGTGTGAATGTTGTAAACAAGAGAAAGTGATCTTTGACACAATCAACTACAACCAGCAAGACCTTGTCTTCTGCAGTGAAA GCTGTAAGTCAGTTTtcaaaaatgatgtgacatatCATAATAAGGATCATCCCTGGCGTCCTTGCACATATTGCGCTGGCATTAGTCATAAGATGCTACACAGTCATTATGGAGGCAAGATGGAGGAGTTCTGTAGACCCCACTGCATGTCCCAGTACACTGTGCTCTACTACGGG ATGGGTCGCTGTGACAGTTGCAGGAAACAGGGTTACATGGCTGAAAAACTACAGTGCTTGGGTTCAGTTCGTAACTTTTGTAACTTGTCTTGTCTCCTGCACTACTGCCACCTACATTTTGAGACAAGCCAGCACACCAGCAGCAATGGTACCGGGACAGCCCTACAAACACCACGTG CTCCAGCTCAGCCCCATGACCCCTCAAAGATGAACCCCATCATAGCCGATGTTGTCTCACTGGCCAATGGCTCTGCCACTCAGCCCAATGTGTCAGCAGATACTGCTCTGACTG GGGCACTTCCAACCTCCAACATAGACGGCAAGAACCTCGGCCAT GCCAGTACTCAGACCGATGCCATGCGTGTGCCTACATCCCGACGTCGCCAAATGAAGAACAAGTCAGTCCTGTGTCGACCATTCACCATGGACCAAGAAAGCATGTGCCAGCTGCCCTCAGCTTCCACGGAATCAGAAg CAGGAGAGGAGAATGTAAAGGTGTTAATGGTTCCAGTCCCAGTACCAGTCTATATACCAGTGCCTATGAACATGTTCCCCCAGCAGACACCTGTTCTGTTGCCTGTGCCCATGCCT GTTCCAGTACCCCTGGTAGTGCCACTACAGAACAAGGAAATGAAAGATGCAGCTGTCCAGTCAGATCTTCATGGTGtgaaagaagaaacaaagaaagacaaTGTTTCCAGCACTG ACCAAAGCGGTTCTACTAGTGGAGACATGAAGTTTAAAGGGGTCGTTCCTACAATCTGTGAGGATGAGAAGACTGTAAAGGCAGTGCAAGCTGACATGCCACCGGCTGTGAGCGCAGGGACGAGCGTCGAGTCTACTGATGACCAGCTCAATGCCCAGCCGGAGACCAGTCAAACAGTAAGCAACCCTTCACCCACCAGTGCCAGGGACCAACCTCCCTCCTCTCCATTCATGGACTTGGAAAGTGGATTCCCATCTG AATCCTTGGATCAGACGTCTGCTCCACAGCGAGGACTGAAGAGACCCAGAGGGGGTTCCTCCAGCCGGAAACGG GGTCGAAGGCGAACAGGTTCATTGGAACGCAGTGAAGTGgcacctccacctgctgccaAACTGAACCACCTGTACGGGGTTAAAGCCTGGATGAGCTGGGTCCACCAACGCAACAAACAGTTGCATGAAT CTGATCCAGTTGAAATTAAAGAAGACATCCTTCAGTGCCACTCTGCTGAGCTGAACTTTGCTCTGTCTCGCTTTATCAGAGAAGTTCGACGGCCAAACGGGGAGTCCTACAGTCCAGACAGCATCTTGTACCTCTGTCTGGGAATACAGCAg TATCTGTTCATGAAGGGCCGCATAGAGAACATCTTCACTGACGAGCTGTACAGGACGTTTGCCACAGAGATCACTGTGATGCTTCGACTCTGGAAACCTAAGCTGCTACCTAGTG GTTGCCCTGTTCCCTCTCGTGTTGAGGAGTCCTATCTGTGGGAGTGCAAGCAGTTGGGTGCATACTCACCCATAGTGTTGCTAAATACGCTGCTATTCTTCTGCACCAAAAACCTCCGCTTCACCACCCTGGCGCAGCACCAAGGCCTGTCTTTTGCTAACTTAGCTCGGTGCTCCAGACCCTCCAGTCGAACCGGCAAAATCCACTACCTTCAGTACCAGAGATGCAGCGCTGGCTCGGCAGACACAG agcaatttaaaaaaaagcaggcagAGAACCAGCGAGACCTAGAGATTCTAGAAAATGTCATCAACCCCCTTCGATGTCCTGTCCAACTCTATCAGTTCTACCTATCTAGATG TCCAGAGTCTGCGAAGAAAAGAAACGACGTGTTTTACCTCCAGCCTCACCAGAATGTCCACACAAACAGTTGCCACTGGTTCATCCCTCAACCACTGGACAGCACCACTCTACAGAGCATGCTCACACGCATTCTGGCTGTCAGAGAGGTTCAGCAGGAAACTGACGTGACCCGGCATCAGGCCTCAGCCACCGTGGAGGGTTACAGTTTACAGTAG